Proteins from a single region of Methanobrevibacter sp.:
- the hacA gene encoding homoaconitase large subunit, producing MNITEKILSAKAGHEVTPGEIIEIPVDLAMSHDGTSPPAIKTFEKVAEKVWDPEKIAIIFDHNIPANTIGSAEFQKVCREFIKTQNINKNFIHGEGICHQVVPEMGLVEPGMVVVGADSHTCTYGAFGAFSTGMGATDLAMVWATGKTWFMVPEAIKMEVEGELNPHIAPKDVILNIIGEVGIAGATYKTAEFCGETIENMGVEGRATMCNMAIEMGAKNGIMEPNREVIDYICQRTGKKESELNIVKSDADAVYSKEMHFDITDMEPQIACPNDVDNVKAISEIDGTVINQCLIGSCTNGRLSDLKDAAEILEGKKINEDIRLIILPASREIYKQAMHLGYIDTFIDAGAIICNPGCGPCLGGHMGVLSEGESCISTTNRNFKGRMGDPKSSVYLSNSKVVAASAIEGVITNPKDL from the coding sequence ATGAATATTACTGAAAAAATATTATCTGCAAAAGCAGGCCATGAAGTAACTCCTGGTGAAATCATTGAAATCCCAGTTGATCTTGCAATGTCCCATGATGGAACATCCCCCCCAGCAATCAAAACATTTGAAAAAGTAGCTGAAAAGGTATGGGATCCAGAAAAAATAGCTATTATATTTGATCATAACATTCCTGCAAATACAATCGGTTCTGCAGAATTTCAAAAAGTCTGTCGTGAATTTATTAAAACTCAAAATATTAATAAAAACTTCATTCACGGTGAAGGAATATGCCACCAAGTTGTCCCTGAAATGGGATTAGTTGAACCTGGAATGGTTGTTGTTGGTGCTGACTCACACACATGTACTTATGGTGCATTTGGAGCATTTTCAACAGGTATGGGTGCAACTGACCTTGCAATGGTTTGGGCAACTGGTAAAACATGGTTTATGGTTCCTGAAGCTATCAAAATGGAAGTTGAAGGTGAATTAAACCCACATATTGCACCAAAAGATGTAATATTAAACATCATTGGAGAAGTAGGAATTGCAGGTGCAACCTACAAAACCGCAGAATTCTGTGGTGAGACCATAGAAAACATGGGAGTTGAAGGAAGAGCAACCATGTGTAATATGGCAATTGAAATGGGTGCTAAAAATGGTATAATGGAGCCTAACCGTGAAGTTATTGATTACATTTGCCAAAGAACCGGCAAAAAAGAATCTGAATTAAATATTGTAAAATCTGATGCAGATGCAGTTTATTCAAAAGAAATGCACTTTGACATTACAGATATGGAACCACAAATTGCATGTCCAAATGACGTGGACAATGTAAAAGCAATTTCTGAAATTGATGGAACTGTTATAAACCAATGTTTAATCGGATCATGTACCAATGGTAGACTTTCTGATTTAAAAGATGCAGCAGAAATATTAGAAGGTAAAAAAATTAACGAGGACATTAGATTAATCATTCTCCCAGCTTCAAGAGAAATCTACAAACAAGCAATGCATTTAGGATACATTGACACATTCATAGATGCAGGAGCTATTATTTGTAATCCTGGATGCGGTCCATGTCTTGGAGGACATATGGGAGTATTATCTGAAGGAGAATCATGTATCTCAACTACAAACAGAAACTTTAAAGGTAGAATGGGTGACCCTAAGTCTTCAGTATATTTATCTAATTCTAAAGTAGTTGCAGCTTCAGCAATTGAAGGTGTTATTACAAATCCAAAAGATTTATAG
- a CDS encoding chorismate lyase, which produces MSEPKNEANRGLIDKINQVEKEYGRNFSNTQKILMTTDGSITAILDVLYGKITLSTLDQHFEDADKDHAKLVNVDEGEEINYREVIMHRDGKPLIYAISHIPLSRCTKDVCADLIRADIPIGRILKNYHIESRREIKNIWIEKPNETLKELFGTDEDMLARDYVIINQDRILMWIKEVFPISYFTEI; this is translated from the coding sequence ATGTCTGAGCCAAAAAATGAAGCAAATAGAGGCCTTATTGATAAAATAAATCAAGTTGAAAAGGAATATGGTAGAAATTTCTCAAATACCCAGAAGATTTTAATGACAACTGATGGGTCAATTACCGCAATTTTAGATGTGTTGTATGGAAAGATTACTCTTTCCACTCTTGACCAACATTTCGAAGATGCAGATAAAGATCATGCAAAATTAGTAAATGTTGATGAAGGAGAAGAGATTAATTACCGTGAAGTTATAATGCACAGAGACGGAAAACCTTTAATTTATGCAATATCACACATTCCGTTATCCAGATGTACAAAAGATGTTTGTGCTGATTTAATCAGAGCAGACATACCAATCGGTAGAATCTTAAAGAATTACCATATTGAATCCAGAAGAGAAATCAAGAACATATGGATTGAAAAACCTAACGAGACTTTAAAAGAATTATTTGGCACTGATGAAGATATGCTCGCAAGAGATTATGTCATCATTAACCAGGACAGAATCCTAATGTGGATTAAGGAAGTATTCCCAATCAGCTATTTTACAGAAATATAA